From a single Eleginops maclovinus isolate JMC-PN-2008 ecotype Puerto Natales chromosome 18, JC_Emac_rtc_rv5, whole genome shotgun sequence genomic region:
- the cep295 gene encoding uncharacterized protein cep295 isoform X4 codes for MEMMTEQHELSAIQEVETSVNTSQSKGPDRSVTAPSHSLGWDLQEDSEALGVSDRALQTPCWSSSGQQTASSPETNSTTSSHVIWRERLLIGAGTSPESSSESDSVLRIISPPSSDSGRGADFSGPGIPSCRSPTESANRPPDSDCLSSTTISTGSYITTDPEQNLPDKSPPLRRWVEQERGADLLDVSSPPGQSFCSKDSSPADRPGLSVGSLFNDSSIQHIIDKYTKELNISLSTAGRTTDSESSYVEEPGSSVSQPSLVGVLERRGGDERSTDHQSLPSDSAGAQRRGLEFHNAITPIQEQLSGEEPSLAEDQEQDSFRPLIGQLTDQSSCLAADHRDSAMEQLVGHPSAHSSMIGQLPGPVSISFDPSSWDSTLSRMIGRLSHQSSAHWLSGGQDFYAGQLMGRVPLEQSTTWLDEGPEGSGMRPLVGELDESAGQHRASSDERTHADLGVPTEESGPPSHPVCPPEAWPHRASFPDSFHPLLAEVTQNETADPSMIFHLPEHHVPTSPEGRLHSWEGGGSSPAEEFEASTDPSVESEPSPERLRAELPASPTLHGSFSQLLASQCNPHESSQELTALAVWDDCDVAFEKGILEQSEITLVSLTDTTLQDHDTTCTEEDPHPEGGTGEGERGQHTEGAQSRSSLNDIPEDNNQTHPESAMLLDVQCGPSRGVQEVQQQRLRALQHRSSLRVEEIKAKRALAKVEPESPGPSEAREKSTEKEAVTCKKTEPQQKPNAKAKGGPAELHQTTEESDTITQKRPLRPPPVRDPRLHLEDEVKNVTPEQRKRDVTVMHSRTQRLYAQLEEVKHQKALKSRQEAYAKNRLKAKEFHKKTLEKLRAKKPL; via the exons ATGGAGATGATGACGGAACAACATGAGCTTAGTGCTATTCAAGAAGTGGAGACATCTGTCAACACCAGCCAATCCAAAG GGCCTGACAGGAGTGTAACGGCTCCTTCGCACTCTCTGGGCTGGGATCTGCAGGAGGACTCTGAAGCGTTGGGGGTCTCTGACAGGGCTCTGCAGACCCCCTGTTGGTCCAGCAGTGGGCAGCAGACTGCCAGCAGCCCTGAAACAAACTCCACAACATCCAGCCATGTCATCTGGAGAGAGAGGCTGCTGATAGGAGCGGGAACATCTCCAGAATCCTCCTCAGAGTCTG ATTCAGTCCTGAGGATAATCTCACCTCCTTCCTCGGACTCTGGGAGAGGAGCTGACTTCTCTGGTCCTGGAATCCCAAGCTGCAGATCCCCCACAGAG TCTGCAAATAGGCCTCCTGATTCTGACTGCCTCTCTTCCACCACAATCTCCACGGGCAGCTACATCACCACCGATCCTGAGCAGAACCTCCCTG ATAAATCCCCACCGCTCAGACGGTGGGTAGAACAGGAGCGAGGAGCAGATTTACTGGATGTCTCCTCTCCACCCGGTCAGAGCTTCTGCTCTAAGGACAGTTCCCCTGCGGACCGCCCTGGTCTTTCTGTAGGCTCTCTCTTTAATGACAGCAGCATCCAGCACATCATAGACAAATACACAAAAGAGCTGAACATCTCCCTCAGCACTGCTGGCAGAACCACAG acagTGAGAGCTCGTATGTGGAGGAACCTGGCTCTTCAGTCTCGCAGCCTTCTTTGGTTGGAGtcctggagaggagagggggagatgaGAGATCCACGGATCATCAGTCTCTTCCCTCAGATTCAGCTGGAGCACAGAGGAGGGGCCTG gAATTCCACAATGCAATCACTCCAATCCAGGAGCAGCTGTCAGGCGAGGAGCCGTCACTGGCTGAGGACCAGGAGCAGGACTCCTTCAGACCTCTGATTGGCCAGCTGACAGACCAGTCATCCTGTCTCGCTGCTGACCACAGAGACTCGGCCATGGAGCAGCTGGTGGGTCACCCATCGGCTCACTCTTCCATGATTGGTCAGCTACCTGGTCCAGTCTCGATAAGCTTTGATCCCAGCAGCTGGGATTCCACTCTGAGCCGGATGATTGGGCGACTTTCCCATCAGTCCAGTGCTCATTGGCTGAGTGGTGGGCAGGACTTTTATGCAGGTCAGCTGATGGGCCGTGTGCCTTTGGAGCAGTCCACCACGTGGTTGGACGAGGGTCCGGAGGGGAGCGGGATGAGACCTCTGGTCGGGGAATTGGATGAGTCTGCAGGCCAGCACAGAGCCAGCTCAG ATGAACGAACCCACGCTGATCTTGGTGTCCCAACTGAGGAAAGTGGGCCGCCGTCTCACCCAGTGTGTCCTCCTGAAGCCTGGCCCCACAGGGCCTCTTTCCCAG ACTCATTCCACCCTCTGCTGGCGGAGGTCACCCAAAATGAAACAGCAGACCCCTCCATGATCTTTCACCTGCCTGAACACCATGTGCCTACCTCCCCTGAAGGACGGCTACACAGCTGGGAGGGCGGTggttcctctcctgctgaggaGTTTGAAGCCAGCACTGATCCTTCTGTTGAGTCTGAGCCGTCACCAGAGCGCCTCAGAGCAGAGCTGCCGGCCTCCCCCACCCTGCATGGATCCTTCTCCCAACTCCTCGCCTCGCAGTGCAACCCCCATGAATCTTCGCAGGAGCTGACCGCTTTAGCAGTTTGGGATGATTGTGATGTTGCCTTTGAAAAGGGCATCCTGGAACAGTCAGAGATCACTCTAGTGAGCCTGACAGACACCACACTGCAGGACCACGATACCACCTGCACTGAGGAGGACCCACATCCAGAGGGAGGgacaggagagggggagagaggccAACACACTGAG GGGGCACAGTCCAGGTCGTCACTGAATGACATTCCAGAGGACAACAACCAAACACACCCAG AATCAGCGATGCTCCTAGACGTTCAGTGTGGTCCCAGCAGAGGCGTGCAGGAGGTCCAGCAGCAGAGGCTCAGAGCCCTGCAGCACAGATCCTCCCTCAGGGTGGAGGAAATCAAGGCCAAACGGGCTCTAGCCAAGGTTGAACCTGAGAGCCCAGGTCCATCTGAAGCCAGAGAGAAGTCTACAGAAAAAGAAGCCGTCACCTGTAAGAAGACCGAACCTCAACAAAAGCCTAATGCCAAGGCGAAGGGGGGGCCGGCTGAACTGCATCAAACTACAGAGGAATCTGATACCATCACTCAGAAAAGGCCCCTGCGTCCCCCTCCAG TGAGGGACCCCCGGCTGCACCTGGAGGACGAGGTGAAGAACGTCACCCCAGAGCAACGGAAACGGGACGTTACTGTGATGCACAGCAGAACTCAGAG actgtATGCGCAGCTGGAGGAGGTGAAGCATCAGAAAGCCCTCAAGAGCAGACAGGAGGCGTATGCAAAAAACAGACTGAAGGCCAAGGAGTTTCACAAG AAAACCTTAGAGAAACTTCGTGCCAAGAAGCCTCTGTGA
- the ech1 gene encoding delta(3,5)-Delta(2,4)-dienoyl-CoA isomerase, mitochondrial produces the protein MLSGIVKSGLTKYQRSWLPGQAVVRAMSSSGRAPSPYTALAISHPTESVTHVELHRPEKRNAMNRAFWSEMVDCFNEIAADPDCRVVLISGAGKIFTAGIDLMDMAGDVLQPEGDDMARRSWNMKRIISKYQETFSVIEKCPKPVVVAIHGACVGGGVDLITACDIRLCTQDAWFQVKEVDIGLAADVGTLQRLPKVIGSRSLVNELALTARKMYADEAKSSGLVSRVFADKETLMAGALEMAGEIAARSPVAVQGTKINLIYSRDHSVAEGLDYMANWNMSMLQTDDVMKSAQASMEKKSPKTIAFSKL, from the exons ATGTTGTCAGGGATTGTCAAGTCAGGTCTCACCAAAT accAGAGGAGCTGGCTGCCCGGTCAGGCTGTGGTCAGGGCCATGTCGTCTTCAGGCAGAGCCCCTTCTCCTTACACCGCCCTGGCCATCAGTCACCCAACGGAGTCCGTCACACACGTAGAGCTGCACCGGCCTGAGAAACGCAACGCCATGAACAGAGCTTTCTGGAG TGAGATGGTGGACTGCTTTAATGAGATTGCAGCGGACCCGGACTGCAGGGTGGTGCTCATCTCAGGAGCTGGGAAGATCTTCACAGCTG GGATCGACCTGATGGACATGGCAGGGGACGTACTCCAACCAGAGGGGGACGACATGGCCAGAAGGTCGTGGAACATGAAAAGAATAATCAGCAAGTACCAGGAGACGTTCAGCGTCATAGAGAAG TGTCCAAAGCCTGTTGTGGTGGCCATTCACGGAGCGTGTGTTGGGGGAG GCGTGGACCTGATCACAGCCTGTGACATCCGTCTGTGCACGCAGGACGCCTGGTTCCAGGTGAAG GAGGTTGACATTGGACTTGCAGCAGATGTTGGAACTCTCCAGAGACTTCCTAAAGTGATCGGCAGCCGCAG CCTAGTGAACGAGCTGGCTCTGACCGCCAGGAAGATGTACGCCGATGAAGCCAAGAGCAGCGGCCTGGTCAG CCGAGTGTTTGCGGATAAGGAGACGCTGATGGCAGGAGCTCTGGAGATGGCGGGGGAGATCGCCGCTCGCAGCCCTGTGGCCGTGCAGGGCACCAAGATCAACCTCATCTACTCCAGAGACCACAGTGTAGCAGAGGGGCTGGACTACATG GCGAACTGGAACATGAGCATGCTTCAGACGGACGATGTGATGAAGTCAGCTCAGGCCTCCATGGAGAAGAAGAGTCCTAAGACGATAGCTTTCTCTAAACTATGA
- the cep295 gene encoding uncharacterized protein cep295 isoform X3 yields the protein MEMMTEQHELSAIQEVETSVNTSQSKGPDRSVTAPSHSLGWDLQEDSEALGVSDRALQTPCWSSSGQQTASSPETNSTTSSHVIWRERLLIGAGTSPESSSESDSVLRIISPPSSDSGRGADFSGPGIPSCRSPTESANRPPDSDCLSSTTISTGSYITTDPEQNLPDKSPPLRRWVEQERGADLLDVSSPPGQSFCSKDSSPADRPGLSVGSLFNDSSIQHIIDKYTKELNISLSTAGRTTDSESSYVEEPGSSVSQPSLVGVLERRGGDERSTDHQSLPSDSAGAQRRGLEFHNAITPIQEQLSGEEPSLAEDQEQDSFRPLIGQLTDQSSCLAADHRDSAMEQLVGHPSAHSSMIGQLPGPVSISFDPSSWDSTLSRMIGRLSHQSSAHWLSGGQDFYAGQLMGRVPLEQSTTWLDEGPEGSGMRPLVGELDESAGQHRASSDERTHADLGVPTEESGPPSHPVCPPEAWPHRASFPGESPQQPTLLTQAAFPTDRVPERTEDSFHPLLAEVTQNETADPSMIFHLPEHHVPTSPEGRLHSWEGGGSSPAEEFEASTDPSVESEPSPERLRAELPASPTLHGSFSQLLASQCNPHESSQELTALAVWDDCDVAFEKGILEQSEITLVSLTDTTLQDHDTTCTEEDPHPEGGTGEGERGQHTEGAQSRSSLNDIPEDNNQTHPESAMLLDVQCGPSRGVQEVQQQRLRALQHRSSLRVEEIKAKRALAKVEPESPGPSEAREKSTEKEAVTCKKTEPQQKPNAKAKGGPAELHQTTEESDTITQKRPLRPPPVRDPRLHLEDEVKNVTPEQRKRDVTVMHSRTQRLYAQLEEVKHQKALKSRQEAYAKNRLKAKEFHKKTLEKLRAKKPL from the exons ATGGAGATGATGACGGAACAACATGAGCTTAGTGCTATTCAAGAAGTGGAGACATCTGTCAACACCAGCCAATCCAAAG GGCCTGACAGGAGTGTAACGGCTCCTTCGCACTCTCTGGGCTGGGATCTGCAGGAGGACTCTGAAGCGTTGGGGGTCTCTGACAGGGCTCTGCAGACCCCCTGTTGGTCCAGCAGTGGGCAGCAGACTGCCAGCAGCCCTGAAACAAACTCCACAACATCCAGCCATGTCATCTGGAGAGAGAGGCTGCTGATAGGAGCGGGAACATCTCCAGAATCCTCCTCAGAGTCTG ATTCAGTCCTGAGGATAATCTCACCTCCTTCCTCGGACTCTGGGAGAGGAGCTGACTTCTCTGGTCCTGGAATCCCAAGCTGCAGATCCCCCACAGAG TCTGCAAATAGGCCTCCTGATTCTGACTGCCTCTCTTCCACCACAATCTCCACGGGCAGCTACATCACCACCGATCCTGAGCAGAACCTCCCTG ATAAATCCCCACCGCTCAGACGGTGGGTAGAACAGGAGCGAGGAGCAGATTTACTGGATGTCTCCTCTCCACCCGGTCAGAGCTTCTGCTCTAAGGACAGTTCCCCTGCGGACCGCCCTGGTCTTTCTGTAGGCTCTCTCTTTAATGACAGCAGCATCCAGCACATCATAGACAAATACACAAAAGAGCTGAACATCTCCCTCAGCACTGCTGGCAGAACCACAG acagTGAGAGCTCGTATGTGGAGGAACCTGGCTCTTCAGTCTCGCAGCCTTCTTTGGTTGGAGtcctggagaggagagggggagatgaGAGATCCACGGATCATCAGTCTCTTCCCTCAGATTCAGCTGGAGCACAGAGGAGGGGCCTG gAATTCCACAATGCAATCACTCCAATCCAGGAGCAGCTGTCAGGCGAGGAGCCGTCACTGGCTGAGGACCAGGAGCAGGACTCCTTCAGACCTCTGATTGGCCAGCTGACAGACCAGTCATCCTGTCTCGCTGCTGACCACAGAGACTCGGCCATGGAGCAGCTGGTGGGTCACCCATCGGCTCACTCTTCCATGATTGGTCAGCTACCTGGTCCAGTCTCGATAAGCTTTGATCCCAGCAGCTGGGATTCCACTCTGAGCCGGATGATTGGGCGACTTTCCCATCAGTCCAGTGCTCATTGGCTGAGTGGTGGGCAGGACTTTTATGCAGGTCAGCTGATGGGCCGTGTGCCTTTGGAGCAGTCCACCACGTGGTTGGACGAGGGTCCGGAGGGGAGCGGGATGAGACCTCTGGTCGGGGAATTGGATGAGTCTGCAGGCCAGCACAGAGCCAGCTCAG ATGAACGAACCCACGCTGATCTTGGTGTCCCAACTGAGGAAAGTGGGCCGCCGTCTCACCCAGTGTGTCCTCCTGAAGCCTGGCCCCACAGGGCCTCTTTCCCAGGTGAGAGTCCCCAGCAGCCGACCCTGCTCACACAAGCAGCATTTCCAACAGACCGGGTTCCAGAGAGGACTGAGG ACTCATTCCACCCTCTGCTGGCGGAGGTCACCCAAAATGAAACAGCAGACCCCTCCATGATCTTTCACCTGCCTGAACACCATGTGCCTACCTCCCCTGAAGGACGGCTACACAGCTGGGAGGGCGGTggttcctctcctgctgaggaGTTTGAAGCCAGCACTGATCCTTCTGTTGAGTCTGAGCCGTCACCAGAGCGCCTCAGAGCAGAGCTGCCGGCCTCCCCCACCCTGCATGGATCCTTCTCCCAACTCCTCGCCTCGCAGTGCAACCCCCATGAATCTTCGCAGGAGCTGACCGCTTTAGCAGTTTGGGATGATTGTGATGTTGCCTTTGAAAAGGGCATCCTGGAACAGTCAGAGATCACTCTAGTGAGCCTGACAGACACCACACTGCAGGACCACGATACCACCTGCACTGAGGAGGACCCACATCCAGAGGGAGGgacaggagagggggagagaggccAACACACTGAG GGGGCACAGTCCAGGTCGTCACTGAATGACATTCCAGAGGACAACAACCAAACACACCCAG AATCAGCGATGCTCCTAGACGTTCAGTGTGGTCCCAGCAGAGGCGTGCAGGAGGTCCAGCAGCAGAGGCTCAGAGCCCTGCAGCACAGATCCTCCCTCAGGGTGGAGGAAATCAAGGCCAAACGGGCTCTAGCCAAGGTTGAACCTGAGAGCCCAGGTCCATCTGAAGCCAGAGAGAAGTCTACAGAAAAAGAAGCCGTCACCTGTAAGAAGACCGAACCTCAACAAAAGCCTAATGCCAAGGCGAAGGGGGGGCCGGCTGAACTGCATCAAACTACAGAGGAATCTGATACCATCACTCAGAAAAGGCCCCTGCGTCCCCCTCCAG TGAGGGACCCCCGGCTGCACCTGGAGGACGAGGTGAAGAACGTCACCCCAGAGCAACGGAAACGGGACGTTACTGTGATGCACAGCAGAACTCAGAG actgtATGCGCAGCTGGAGGAGGTGAAGCATCAGAAAGCCCTCAAGAGCAGACAGGAGGCGTATGCAAAAAACAGACTGAAGGCCAAGGAGTTTCACAAG AAAACCTTAGAGAAACTTCGTGCCAAGAAGCCTCTGTGA